The Pyrococcus kukulkanii genome contains a region encoding:
- a CDS encoding ArsA family ATPase has translation MREYLLPQDGFRIIFVIGKGGVGKTTTSASLAVALAEAGHKTLIVSLDPAHNLGDVLMEKLSDEPREIMGNLYASELDMEGMIREYLEHLEKNLKNMYRYLTVINLERYFEVLRYSPGIEEYATLEAIREILSEGDKWDVIVFDTPPTGLTLRVLALPRISLIWANKLIEIRKKILERRRAIAKIQGEQKFVVDGEEIKLPTEEEEDGVMKELKAYRSEIEFVYKTITNPKKTSVVAVMNPEMLPFYETKRAYESLRKFKVPFNLIVMNKVIKLEREVPEIKVKIEAQKRVMEEVKREFNGVDIVEIPMFQEEPRGIEWLRKVGGMIVGSS, from the coding sequence ATGAGAGAATATCTCTTACCCCAAGATGGATTCAGGATAATATTTGTTATTGGAAAGGGAGGGGTTGGAAAGACGACTACCTCAGCCTCCTTGGCAGTTGCCTTAGCGGAGGCAGGCCATAAAACCCTTATAGTTTCCCTTGATCCAGCCCACAATCTTGGCGACGTTTTAATGGAGAAGCTTTCAGATGAGCCCAGGGAAATAATGGGGAACCTCTACGCGAGCGAGCTTGACATGGAGGGAATGATCAGGGAGTACTTGGAGCACCTTGAGAAGAACCTGAAGAACATGTATAGGTATCTGACCGTGATAAACCTCGAAAGATACTTCGAAGTCCTAAGGTACTCCCCAGGAATAGAGGAGTACGCAACCCTTGAGGCTATAAGGGAGATACTTAGCGAGGGGGATAAGTGGGACGTCATAGTGTTCGACACTCCCCCAACGGGCCTTACACTGAGGGTTCTTGCCCTGCCGAGGATCTCTTTGATATGGGCGAACAAGCTAATAGAGATCAGGAAAAAGATACTCGAGAGGAGGAGGGCGATAGCTAAGATTCAGGGAGAGCAGAAGTTCGTAGTTGATGGAGAAGAGATAAAGCTCCCAACAGAAGAGGAAGAGGACGGAGTAATGAAGGAGCTGAAGGCCTACAGGAGCGAGATTGAATTCGTGTACAAGACTATAACCAACCCCAAAAAGACTTCAGTTGTTGCCGTTATGAATCCAGAGATGCTTCCCTTCTACGAAACCAAGAGGGCTTATGAAAGCCTCAGGAAGTTCAAGGTTCCTTTCAATCTAATAGTCATGAACAAGGTGATCAAACTTGAGCGTGAGGTTCCAGAGATAAAGGTAAAAATTGAGGCCCAGAAGAGGGTTATGGAGGAAGTTAAAAGGGAATTTAATGGGGTTGATATAGTTGAAATCCCAATGTTCCAAGAAGAGCCCAGGGGAATTGAATGGTTGAGGAAGGTGGGGGGTATGATAGTTGGAAGTTCTTGA
- a CDS encoding carbon starvation CstA family protein, which yields MNSAVVIFLAGLIYVTLYHTYGKALQNKVVKADPNRPTPAHRLYDGVDYVPAHPLVLYGHHFASIAGAGPIVGPAVAMAWGWLPGLLWVWFGNVFIGAVHDYLALMSSVRYDGRSIQWIAGKLMSKRTSMAFELYVWFALLLVIAAFANVIAGIFVNTPGAATASILFLLIAVLLGWLLYKVQIDFKIGTIIGIILLALSIYVGFKFPIVASKQAWYVFLGAYIIVASSLPVWILLQPRDYLNAYILWFGLALGGIAFLVVGLKGLGTFTAPAYTTWSAHVVGGKPSPFWPTIPLVIACGALSGFHSLVGSGTSSKQLDNELHGLLVGYGGMFTEGFLSTIVISSIAVYGFKVFHDANIGITLENWAKAYAPLVSPTNPDKVKAIMEALGISALDSTKSIGAIGKVGIFAKSYAYGLHDAFGIDIKLGTLFASLWVSAFALTSLDTATRLGRFAWQEVMEMIKGPEILKNKWVASFVLVFLGIYLAWIGKWLVIWPAFSGMNQMLASIAMMTASLWVAKIQRPAGIWKWAVLIPALFLWVTVTAALIWFLIYVGKANIWVSIITIVGLALNFLLVIDWYHAWKKPAEEYQAAAA from the coding sequence ATGAATTCCGCCGTTGTCATCTTTCTTGCGGGTCTCATTTATGTTACCTTATATCACACCTATGGTAAGGCTCTCCAGAATAAGGTAGTAAAGGCAGATCCAAACAGGCCAACACCAGCACACAGGCTCTACGATGGCGTTGACTACGTTCCAGCGCACCCATTAGTCCTCTACGGCCACCACTTTGCTTCAATAGCTGGTGCAGGGCCAATTGTAGGTCCAGCCGTGGCAATGGCGTGGGGTTGGTTACCAGGATTGCTGTGGGTCTGGTTCGGAAACGTGTTCATTGGAGCTGTTCACGACTACTTAGCATTGATGTCATCTGTACGCTATGATGGTAGGTCAATCCAGTGGATTGCCGGAAAGCTCATGAGCAAGAGAACCAGCATGGCCTTTGAGCTCTACGTCTGGTTTGCATTGCTACTTGTGATAGCAGCATTTGCTAACGTTATAGCAGGGATATTCGTCAATACGCCGGGAGCTGCAACGGCATCAATATTATTCCTACTGATTGCAGTCCTCTTGGGATGGTTGCTCTACAAAGTGCAGATAGACTTTAAGATTGGAACAATTATAGGGATAATCCTTCTGGCTCTATCGATATATGTAGGATTTAAGTTCCCAATAGTGGCAAGCAAGCAGGCATGGTACGTATTCTTAGGGGCATACATAATAGTTGCATCTTCACTGCCAGTCTGGATCCTCCTGCAACCTAGGGACTACCTAAACGCCTACATTCTGTGGTTTGGTCTGGCACTTGGAGGCATAGCATTTCTTGTGGTTGGTCTTAAGGGCTTAGGAACGTTCACTGCTCCAGCGTACACCACTTGGAGCGCCCATGTTGTTGGTGGAAAGCCCTCACCGTTCTGGCCAACAATTCCACTAGTCATAGCATGTGGTGCACTGAGCGGTTTCCACTCCTTGGTTGGTTCGGGAACCTCATCAAAACAGCTTGATAACGAACTCCATGGCCTACTTGTAGGGTACGGTGGAATGTTCACAGAAGGATTTCTCTCAACGATCGTTATCTCATCAATAGCAGTGTATGGATTTAAAGTGTTTCATGATGCAAATATAGGAATCACACTAGAAAATTGGGCAAAAGCATATGCTCCTCTAGTGAGCCCTACAAACCCAGATAAAGTAAAGGCTATTATGGAAGCTCTCGGAATATCGGCCCTTGATTCCACAAAGAGTATTGGAGCAATAGGGAAAGTTGGCATATTTGCAAAGAGTTACGCCTACGGTTTACATGATGCATTTGGCATTGATATAAAGCTAGGAACACTGTTTGCTAGCCTTTGGGTTTCAGCGTTTGCACTAACATCCTTAGACACGGCGACAAGGCTTGGAAGGTTCGCATGGCAAGAGGTCATGGAGATGATCAAGGGGCCAGAGATACTCAAGAACAAGTGGGTTGCATCTTTCGTCTTAGTGTTCCTAGGAATTTATCTAGCGTGGATCGGAAAGTGGCTCGTTATATGGCCAGCCTTCAGCGGAATGAACCAAATGCTTGCAAGCATAGCCATGATGACAGCTTCCCTCTGGGTAGCAAAGATCCAAAGACCTGCAGGAATATGGAAGTGGGCCGTTTTAATTCCGGCATTGTTCCTCTGGGTGACAGTCACGGCGGCCCTAATATGGTTCCTGATTTACGTTGGTAAAGCCAACATATGGGTTAGCATCATAACAATCGTTGGCCTCGCACTTAACTTCCTGCTGGTAATTGACTGGTACCACGCCTGGAAGAAGCCAGCAGAAGAATATCAGGCTGCTGCCGCCTGA
- a CDS encoding 6-hydroxymethylpterin diphosphokinase MptE-like protein, whose protein sequence is MKWEEWKQFYERIVREMGYSVEADRRSTELLRAILIENDNYIIKEELKAVIMEKVYVFGAGPNLEDALKEYDFSDGTKIAADGATTALLEHQIIPDIVVTDLDGRIQDLIRASGRAIMVVHAHGDNMDKLPLVTNFPVVLGTCQTEPLDIIYNFGGFTDGDRAAFLAEELGAREIILVGFDFSGLVGKWSKPWLRQHTTAWEEKRKKLSFARELLQWLKDNGKAKITFL, encoded by the coding sequence ATGAAGTGGGAAGAGTGGAAACAGTTTTACGAGCGGATAGTCAGGGAGATGGGGTATTCAGTTGAAGCAGACCGAAGATCGACCGAGCTGTTAAGGGCAATTCTCATTGAAAACGATAATTACATAATTAAAGAAGAACTTAAAGCTGTAATTATGGAAAAAGTTTACGTGTTCGGTGCCGGCCCCAACCTCGAAGATGCCCTAAAGGAATACGATTTCTCAGATGGTACAAAGATAGCAGCAGATGGAGCGACTACTGCCCTTCTGGAGCATCAAATAATCCCCGATATCGTAGTTACAGACCTTGACGGGAGAATTCAAGATTTGATAAGAGCATCAGGAAGGGCAATTATGGTGGTTCATGCCCACGGTGATAATATGGACAAGCTCCCTCTCGTGACGAACTTCCCCGTAGTTCTGGGAACTTGCCAAACTGAGCCCCTTGACATAATATACAACTTTGGGGGCTTTACGGATGGGGATAGAGCTGCATTTCTGGCAGAGGAGCTTGGAGCTAGGGAGATAATCCTTGTAGGTTTCGACTTCTCGGGCTTAGTTGGAAAGTGGAGCAAGCCCTGGTTAAGGCAACATACAACTGCATGGGAGGAAAAAAGGAAGAAGTTGAGTTTCGCAAGAGAACTTTTACAATGGCTTAAAGACAATGGTAAGGCAAAAATAACTTTTCTTTAG
- the metG gene encoding methionine--tRNA ligase subunit beta, translated as MLMYDVEEFWKFDMRVGLVKDAEKIPRTRKLIKLVVDFGKEERTIVTGIADQYSPEDLKGKKFIFVLNLKPKKFSGVESQGMLIVAETEEGRVFLISVPDEVPVGTKVW; from the coding sequence ATCTTAATGTACGACGTTGAAGAATTCTGGAAGTTCGATATGAGAGTTGGCCTAGTGAAAGATGCCGAGAAAATTCCAAGGACGAGAAAACTGATAAAGCTTGTCGTTGACTTTGGGAAGGAAGAGAGAACGATAGTCACCGGAATAGCTGACCAGTACTCTCCGGAGGATCTAAAGGGGAAGAAATTTATATTCGTGTTGAACCTAAAACCAAAGAAATTTTCTGGAGTTGAGAGTCAGGGAATGCTCATAGTTGCCGAAACTGAAGAAGGGAGAGTCTTTTTAATCTCAGTTCCCGATGAGGTTCCCGTTGGAACAAAAGTTTGGTAA
- the truA gene encoding tRNA pseudouridine(38-40) synthase TruA — protein MRVALKIAYDGTRFHGFQRQPNVRTVEGGIIKALNDAGIEFTDFKSASRTDRGVSALGNVVALTTDDERILNPMVLNGRLEDIWVLSAVKVPQDFHPRFWAKSKVYRYYLPSWGLDVEKVKECSKLFLGVHDFSAFARVDGRDTFRSIDRIEVWESGPILVVEVEAKSFLWEMVRRIVKALELCGSGKLGSQDIKEMLQGTYERSRKVPPAPPEGLLLVEVKYEAITFPLDERSLKKFRKEVEERAKARMMLSYLTLDMIKV, from the coding sequence ATGAGGGTCGCCCTTAAAATAGCCTACGATGGTACAAGGTTCCATGGCTTTCAGAGGCAACCAAACGTTAGAACCGTCGAGGGTGGGATCATTAAAGCATTAAACGATGCAGGCATAGAGTTCACAGATTTCAAGAGCGCTTCAAGGACTGATAGAGGCGTGAGTGCCTTAGGGAACGTTGTTGCCCTGACAACAGACGATGAGAGGATTCTCAATCCAATGGTTCTAAACGGCAGGCTTGAAGACATCTGGGTTCTTTCAGCTGTGAAGGTTCCCCAGGATTTCCACCCCAGGTTTTGGGCCAAATCGAAGGTGTACAGATACTACCTTCCATCCTGGGGTCTGGACGTTGAGAAGGTTAAGGAATGCTCCAAGCTTTTCCTGGGGGTTCACGACTTCTCGGCATTTGCAAGGGTTGATGGAAGGGACACGTTTAGGAGCATAGATAGGATTGAAGTTTGGGAGAGCGGGCCAATTTTAGTGGTTGAGGTTGAGGCGAAGAGCTTCCTTTGGGAGATGGTGAGGAGAATAGTCAAGGCCCTCGAGCTCTGCGGCTCAGGTAAACTTGGATCCCAGGATATAAAGGAGATGCTACAAGGAACGTACGAGAGAAGCAGGAAGGTACCTCCAGCTCCCCCGGAGGGCTTATTGCTCGTGGAGGTTAAGTATGAGGCAATTACCTTCCCACTCGACGAGAGATCCCTGAAAAAATTCAGGAAGGAAGTCGAGGAGAGGGCGAAGGCCAGGATGATGCTCTCTTATTTAACCCTAGATATGATAAAAGTTTAA
- a CDS encoding methyltransferase RsmF C-terminal domain-like protein, with protein MDIRKMLEEQYGYAPEDLVLEVRGRRIYAYKRCEFPEKGHEGVYFGKIEADGIRLTIEGAFIIGPKATKNVIEVDDEKAKAWLRGEDIKVDEEGNRWVILKWRNYWLGGGKLINGVVKNYVPKERRLVL; from the coding sequence ATGGACATCAGGAAAATGCTCGAAGAGCAGTACGGTTACGCTCCAGAGGATTTAGTTCTTGAAGTTAGGGGAAGGAGAATATATGCTTACAAGAGGTGCGAGTTCCCGGAGAAGGGTCATGAGGGAGTGTACTTTGGAAAGATAGAGGCTGATGGCATAAGGCTGACAATTGAGGGGGCGTTCATAATAGGGCCCAAAGCCACGAAAAATGTCATAGAGGTCGACGATGAGAAGGCGAAGGCATGGCTTAGGGGGGAGGACATAAAGGTTGATGAAGAGGGGAACAGGTGGGTTATCCTAAAGTGGAGGAACTACTGGCTCGGCGGCGGAAAGCTGATCAATGGCGTTGTTAAGAACTATGTTCCCAAGGAAAGGAGGCTTGTGCTCTAG
- a CDS encoding HEPN domain-containing protein, with protein MELPKPISLVICFHAQQSVEKMLKAFLVSK; from the coding sequence TTGGAATTACCCAAACCAATTTCCTTAGTTATATGTTTTCATGCTCAACAATCAGTTGAAAAGATGCTTAAGGCATTTCTTGTCTCAAAGTAG
- a CDS encoding ABC transporter ATP-binding protein → MTIELKEVWKGFNDTHVLKDVNLKIREGEFVVIAGENGSGKSTLLKIISGLLIPDKGEVRVFDYEMVREWKKASKILGVVLANERSIYWKLTGMENLEVFAGLYGVKNWREKAEYLLKRLGLEDAKDKLVEEYSTGMRKKLLLAKALIHDPKVLLLDEVLNGLDPRAVTEVISFLRELNSRGVTIVLVSHILHGLPENARLVVMREGRIIADDRLSRFSFDTLKITATINGKEVEVIAREGELDEKLRELIKRNAQNIRVERDDLYSVLRRLLNEP, encoded by the coding sequence ATGACAATTGAGCTAAAAGAGGTCTGGAAGGGCTTCAATGATACTCACGTTCTCAAGGATGTGAACCTCAAAATAAGGGAGGGTGAGTTCGTAGTAATTGCTGGGGAAAACGGTTCAGGTAAGAGCACCCTTCTCAAGATTATTTCTGGCCTTCTAATTCCGGATAAGGGGGAAGTTAGAGTCTTTGACTACGAGATGGTGAGGGAGTGGAAGAAGGCTTCAAAAATTCTAGGTGTGGTGCTTGCAAACGAGAGAAGTATATACTGGAAGCTCACGGGGATGGAGAACCTCGAGGTGTTTGCGGGCCTCTACGGGGTTAAAAACTGGAGGGAAAAAGCCGAGTACCTCCTCAAAAGGCTTGGCCTTGAGGATGCTAAGGACAAGCTCGTCGAAGAGTACTCAACGGGAATGAGGAAGAAGCTACTCTTAGCAAAGGCCTTAATTCACGACCCAAAGGTTCTCCTCCTCGATGAGGTTCTAAACGGTCTAGATCCAAGGGCCGTAACCGAGGTTATCTCCTTCCTTCGGGAGCTCAACTCCCGGGGAGTTACGATTGTGTTGGTGAGCCACATCCTCCACGGCCTTCCCGAGAATGCGAGGCTAGTCGTTATGAGGGAGGGGAGGATAATAGCCGATGATAGGCTTTCAAGGTTCTCGTTCGACACCCTAAAGATAACTGCAACAATCAACGGGAAGGAAGTTGAGGTAATAGCTAGGGAAGGGGAGCTCGACGAGAAGCTTAGGGAGCTCATAAAGAGGAATGCCCAGAATATAAGGGTTGAGAGAGATGATCTATACTCCGTTTTGAGGAGGCTCCTCAATGAGCCTTAG
- a CDS encoding ABC transporter permease encodes MSLREVLTIAKKEFRVQRRYRVVWLNFALTPFFILAPWVFTAKFLSSSFGESVLVGSIMWYWLNQYFFGLQEAFEDEREEGTLVSVALSPVSLLSFLVGKGLWMIVECSYITVVTITIFKLAGVSAGFKLIPLYIASGFYMFAFSLLWAGLVLRFRRIGGVNLLTQEALAVTSGVTADIRAYPRIVRGVAYLIPLTYTIIVGRKILHGDLSGLSYYLLGLNLVTLAYLLVGIWMIKRGEEFLRISGEWEAW; translated from the coding sequence ATGAGCCTTAGAGAAGTATTAACGATAGCGAAGAAGGAGTTCAGGGTTCAGAGGAGGTACAGGGTAGTCTGGCTTAACTTCGCCCTAACCCCTTTCTTTATTCTAGCTCCCTGGGTTTTTACTGCGAAGTTCCTCTCCTCAAGCTTTGGAGAATCCGTGTTAGTGGGTTCTATAATGTGGTACTGGCTGAACCAGTACTTCTTTGGCCTTCAGGAGGCGTTTGAAGATGAGAGGGAGGAAGGAACTCTGGTGAGTGTTGCCCTATCCCCCGTAAGTCTTCTGAGTTTTTTGGTTGGCAAGGGCCTCTGGATGATTGTCGAGTGCTCCTACATCACGGTTGTTACCATAACCATCTTCAAGTTAGCCGGAGTTTCAGCTGGATTTAAGCTTATTCCCCTCTATATAGCTTCTGGCTTTTACATGTTCGCCTTCTCACTTCTGTGGGCCGGCCTCGTCCTCAGGTTCAGGAGGATAGGAGGAGTGAACCTCTTAACCCAGGAAGCACTCGCAGTTACCTCGGGTGTTACCGCCGACATTAGGGCTTACCCCAGGATCGTTAGAGGAGTAGCATACCTGATACCGCTAACGTACACCATAATAGTGGGCAGGAAGATCCTCCATGGAGACCTCTCCGGCTTATCCTACTACCTCCTGGGCTTAAACTTAGTTACACTTGCATACCTTCTTGTTGGGATATGGATGATAAAGAGGGGAGAAGAGTTCCTCAGAATTAGCGGGGAGTGGGAGGCTTGGTGA
- a CDS encoding ABC transporter permease, with product MRFLALAKASMLTARRYKIDWYGNVLVPVLTVVPVIIALWYGKKIGLGDILGTEKYFEYYILGIAYWNYVEAAWSSIFALRYYMRTGQLEDTLLTPLTPLEYILGWSLLGIAVTTITSLPLVALAVIMGVIGATVSGVAVSVVVFLLSITASFGLAYLIFGLTLVIREGDEIVSLIGNMAPLIGGLYFPIILLPGPLRYLSYVFPFTWGVDVLRALLTGSRPIFGVREELLILFVLTLLYLMLGGLSYKFLERTMRRKGIQGF from the coding sequence GTGAGGTTTTTGGCACTTGCCAAAGCATCCATGCTGACAGCGAGAAGGTACAAAATTGACTGGTACGGGAATGTTCTGGTTCCAGTGCTCACGGTAGTTCCAGTTATAATTGCCCTCTGGTACGGGAAAAAGATTGGCTTAGGCGATATTTTGGGAACAGAGAAATACTTCGAGTACTACATCCTCGGAATAGCGTACTGGAACTACGTGGAGGCCGCGTGGTCATCTATCTTTGCCCTAAGGTACTACATGAGGACGGGTCAGCTTGAGGATACGTTGCTAACTCCTTTAACTCCTCTTGAATACATCCTGGGCTGGTCTCTCCTTGGGATTGCGGTAACAACTATTACTTCCCTACCCCTGGTTGCCTTGGCAGTTATTATGGGGGTTATTGGGGCAACGGTTTCTGGAGTTGCCGTTTCAGTTGTAGTGTTTCTCCTGTCTATAACTGCCTCCTTCGGTCTCGCCTACCTCATATTTGGACTGACCCTAGTGATAAGGGAAGGAGACGAGATTGTATCTTTGATTGGAAACATGGCCCCCCTCATAGGAGGTCTTTACTTCCCCATAATCCTCCTTCCGGGGCCCTTAAGGTACCTCTCGTATGTGTTCCCCTTTACGTGGGGAGTTGACGTTCTAAGGGCCCTTCTCACTGGGTCAAGACCCATATTTGGGGTAAGAGAGGAATTGTTGATACTCTTCGTGTTAACGTTGCTGTACCTAATGCTGGGCGGTCTCTCATACAAGTTCCTTGAGAGAACCATGAGGAGGAAGGGAATTCAAGGATTCTAA
- a CDS encoding RNA-binding domain-containing protein, with translation MDINKLLEVIREGENERIEFKKTATPDIAREICAMANAEGGYILIGVTDEGKIAGCNVKKAKETITSALQNVTPPLKVKMHVVNLEGRGILVVEVPKSSVLCSIGGVAYIRVGTGIRPLSIQEIVMLSSELGTITWDEFPVAEISEIKEEYVEWFFNSIKRARGREIHRENWNRYLRSVRAIKGNKLTNAGVLFFTDVKEFIPYAGGRIIKVAEGEPVWSREFEGPIWKVIDEMYNELMSQFKVIEVIVGTRRVKIPEYPPRAIREAIVNAFAHRNYAIPSDVKIFIHSDKLIVRNPGGLMPGVDLEDPEHVPRNPNLCTLLYDTGYIEKYGYGLKLIREECKKHGLVEVEFKSSANKFEVIFRKKGQELLDDIDKRILEFLTIPRRTGEISEYVGLSKPAVLKRLERLEALGLVRAVGRGAHRKYVAGE, from the coding sequence ATGGACATAAATAAGCTTCTCGAGGTAATTAGGGAAGGTGAAAATGAGCGGATAGAGTTCAAGAAGACGGCAACACCTGACATAGCGAGGGAAATATGCGCAATGGCAAATGCTGAGGGAGGATACATCTTAATTGGGGTCACAGACGAAGGAAAGATCGCGGGGTGTAACGTTAAAAAAGCAAAAGAGACCATAACATCTGCTCTACAAAATGTTACACCTCCTCTAAAGGTAAAAATGCACGTGGTTAATCTTGAGGGAAGGGGTATCCTAGTGGTTGAGGTTCCCAAATCGAGTGTTTTATGTTCCATTGGAGGGGTCGCATACATAAGGGTAGGAACAGGAATAAGGCCCCTTTCAATCCAAGAGATAGTTATGCTCTCCTCGGAGCTTGGAACTATAACATGGGATGAATTTCCAGTTGCTGAAATTTCAGAAATCAAGGAAGAATATGTAGAATGGTTTTTCAATTCAATAAAGCGCGCGAGAGGTAGGGAGATCCACAGAGAAAACTGGAATCGGTATTTAAGGAGTGTTAGGGCAATCAAGGGGAATAAGTTGACAAATGCCGGAGTCTTGTTCTTTACAGACGTTAAAGAGTTCATTCCTTATGCGGGGGGTAGGATAATAAAGGTTGCTGAAGGGGAGCCGGTGTGGAGCAGGGAATTCGAAGGGCCGATATGGAAGGTCATAGATGAAATGTACAATGAACTAATGTCTCAGTTCAAGGTCATTGAAGTAATCGTTGGAACGAGAAGAGTCAAGATCCCTGAATATCCGCCGAGGGCCATTAGAGAGGCTATTGTGAACGCTTTCGCTCACAGGAATTATGCTATTCCCTCCGACGTGAAGATTTTTATCCATTCGGATAAGCTGATAGTTCGGAATCCTGGGGGTCTAATGCCTGGGGTCGATCTGGAAGATCCTGAGCACGTGCCGAGAAATCCAAACCTCTGCACGCTCCTGTATGACACTGGATACATAGAAAAGTACGGTTATGGGTTAAAGTTAATAAGAGAGGAGTGTAAGAAACATGGCCTCGTTGAGGTCGAGTTCAAAAGCTCCGCAAATAAGTTCGAGGTAATATTTAGGAAAAAAGGTCAAGAATTGCTTGATGATATTGACAAGAGAATATTAGAGTTTCTTACAATACCAAGGAGAACTGGAGAAATCAGCGAATACGTTGGTTTGTCAAAGCCCGCAGTACTCAAAAGGTTAGAGAGGCTTGAGGCCTTAGGACTCGTGAGGGCTGTTGGAAGAGGTGCGCACAGGAAGTACGTTGCAGGTGAATAG
- a CDS encoding ATP-binding protein gives MNIVRFIDREREINELNKAKERARRGLYVLVIYGHRRVGKTRLLAEFLGKNDLYFFVNRSKNSERLLKEFTEILREKQFLGKYEVIETWDQFFDVLLSRCEGVVAFDEFQDFTFVDRSVFSTLQKKIDEFEDKAKVLLILTGSTLGLIKRTFQDGREPLYGRVKKFMKLKPLGIREAYRFSLELGIENIADFITLYSVFGGYPKYWVAIEDEGLIGESAEKILKELIFSEFPPLENEAEIILSLELGGRSSTYYSILQAIAEGKSTISQIASHLRRKETSITRQLNELREYFELVGKTCSPINERCLLYVAHPYLAFWFRFIYPNQSEYEINREKLWRKVKKDLEGYVGNRFDLIGAEILTLKYQVSKFGKHFGFYREEGKRKVYGIDFVGIDGRRAIFAEFKWRKKAIDAEKLVEELKWKAEMSGWKGEKKFVLVGRKFKNVPGDVEVIGEEDIMELISQA, from the coding sequence GTGAATATAGTGAGATTCATAGATAGGGAACGTGAAATCAATGAGCTAAATAAAGCCAAAGAGAGGGCAAGGAGGGGATTGTACGTTCTCGTTATTTATGGGCATAGGAGAGTGGGCAAAACAAGATTACTTGCGGAATTTCTAGGTAAAAATGATCTCTACTTTTTCGTGAATAGGAGCAAAAACTCCGAAAGGTTGCTCAAAGAATTTACCGAGATCCTGAGAGAAAAGCAATTCCTGGGAAAATATGAGGTTATTGAAACATGGGATCAATTCTTTGACGTTCTGTTATCTAGGTGTGAGGGTGTAGTGGCCTTCGATGAATTTCAGGACTTTACCTTCGTGGATAGATCGGTGTTTTCAACATTGCAAAAGAAAATTGACGAGTTTGAGGATAAAGCCAAAGTCCTTCTAATCCTTACCGGATCAACGTTGGGGCTAATAAAAAGAACGTTCCAAGATGGAAGAGAACCTCTTTATGGAAGAGTAAAGAAGTTTATGAAGCTTAAACCGTTGGGAATTAGAGAGGCATATAGATTTTCCTTAGAGCTTGGAATAGAGAACATAGCGGATTTCATAACCCTGTACTCGGTATTTGGAGGTTACCCCAAGTACTGGGTTGCGATTGAGGACGAGGGACTAATAGGTGAAAGCGCAGAAAAAATCCTGAAGGAACTTATATTTTCCGAATTTCCTCCCCTTGAGAACGAGGCTGAGATCATACTCTCGCTTGAGCTTGGAGGTAGGTCATCTACTTACTACTCAATACTCCAAGCAATAGCGGAGGGAAAGTCAACGATTTCTCAAATAGCCAGCCATTTGAGGAGAAAGGAAACCAGTATAACGAGGCAGTTAAATGAGCTCAGGGAGTACTTTGAACTTGTTGGGAAGACGTGTTCCCCAATAAATGAGAGATGCCTTCTCTATGTTGCTCACCCGTACCTAGCGTTCTGGTTTAGGTTCATTTACCCTAATCAATCGGAGTATGAAATCAACAGGGAAAAGCTTTGGAGGAAGGTTAAGAAGGACTTAGAGGGCTACGTTGGGAATAGGTTTGACTTAATTGGGGCAGAAATCTTAACTTTAAAGTATCAAGTTTCTAAATTTGGAAAGCACTTTGGCTTTTACAGGGAGGAGGGGAAGAGGAAGGTATACGGGATAGACTTTGTGGGAATAGATGGTAGGAGGGCCATATTCGCTGAGTTTAAGTGGCGGAAAAAGGCCATTGATGCAGAGAAACTAGTTGAGGAACTGAAGTGGAAGGCGGAAATGAGCGGATGGAAGGGAGAGAAGAAGTTTGTTTTAGTCGGTAGGAAATTTAAGAACGTCCCTGGAGATGTTGAGGTTATAGGGGAGGAGGATATCATGGAGTTAATTTCTCAAGCCTAG